In Parasegetibacter sp. NRK P23, a single genomic region encodes these proteins:
- the nadA gene encoding quinolinate synthase NadA, with amino-acid sequence MEVLNMEKAVAEVSKKGFLDVEVDPTLDLFAEIEKLKKEKNAILLAHYYQEPDIQDVADYIGDSLGLAQQAEKTNADIIVFAGVHFMAETAKILNPSKKVLLPDLNAGCSLADSAPPELFKAFKQKYPDHLVISYINCSAGIKALSDIICTSSNAEKIVESLPKDQKIIFAPDKNLGAYLVKKTGRDMVLWNGACMVHEIFSLEKITKLKQRHPNAKIIAHPECEEPILRIADHIGSTTGLLKYTQTDSATEYIVATETGILHQMQKESPHKTFIPAPPNNSCACNDCPHMKLNTLEKLYLCMKYETPEITMDEQLRLAAKKPIDRMLEISKQFGL; translated from the coding sequence ATGGAAGTTTTGAACATGGAAAAAGCGGTGGCCGAAGTTTCGAAAAAAGGTTTCCTGGATGTGGAGGTGGATCCAACGCTTGACCTGTTTGCGGAGATCGAAAAGCTGAAGAAAGAAAAGAACGCCATATTGCTTGCGCACTATTACCAGGAGCCGGATATCCAGGACGTGGCAGATTACATTGGCGATAGCCTGGGCCTCGCGCAGCAGGCGGAGAAAACCAATGCCGATATCATTGTTTTCGCCGGTGTGCATTTTATGGCCGAAACAGCGAAGATCCTGAATCCTTCCAAAAAGGTATTGCTACCCGATCTGAACGCGGGATGCTCCCTCGCAGATTCGGCCCCTCCGGAGCTGTTTAAGGCCTTCAAACAGAAATACCCTGACCACCTTGTTATTTCTTATATCAACTGCTCAGCGGGCATTAAAGCGCTCAGCGATATCATTTGTACCTCTTCCAACGCGGAGAAAATCGTGGAAAGTCTGCCAAAGGACCAGAAAATCATTTTCGCGCCCGATAAAAACCTGGGGGCCTACCTGGTGAAAAAGACAGGAAGAGATATGGTGCTCTGGAACGGCGCCTGTATGGTGCACGAGATATTCTCCCTGGAGAAGATCACCAAACTGAAACAAAGGCATCCCAACGCAAAGATCATCGCGCATCCGGAATGTGAAGAACCGATCCTTCGTATCGCGGATCATATCGGCTCCACCACCGGATTGCTGAAATATACCCAGACCGATAGCGCTACGGAATACATCGTAGCCACCGAAACAGGCATCCTGCACCAGATGCAGAAGGAATCGCCCCACAAAACTTTTATCCCTGCTCCACCGAACAATTCCTGCGCCTGCAATGATTGTCCGCACATGAAACTGAACACCCTGGAAAAGTTGTACCTCTGTATGAAGTACGAAACACCGGAGATCACGATGGATGAGCAACTCCGCCTGGCGGCTAAAAAACCGATCGACCGGATGCTCGAGATCAGCAAACAATTCGGGTTATAG